One Alosa alosa isolate M-15738 ecotype Scorff River chromosome 22, AALO_Geno_1.1, whole genome shotgun sequence DNA segment encodes these proteins:
- the LOC125287354 gene encoding myoferlin-like isoform X2 translates to MLRVVVECAKGLPKKKLGSPDPITSIFFKGEKKKTKSINNELNPVWNEVLEFDLKGAPLDTTAFIDVIVKDYETIGKDKFLGSAKVSLRDLASGQVRSLPSKNLALSSESGQNIGATIDLTIGYEPPANAPPNPNEQKDGDLSAGDADVGVDGDETQLDGPQAGSPGETSVLPHQNIFRKARKRQRALVNKPQDFQIRFRVIEGRQLPGNNIKPVVKVNLCGDTHRTRIKRGNNPFFDEMFFYNVHMLPSDLFDQYISIRVYDSSSLRADSLMGEFKVDVGFVYDEPAHCILRKWLLLNDPDDSSSGAKGYLKVSIFVVGTGDEPPVEKRERDSDQDDIESNLLLPAGLTLRWVTLKLKVFRAEDIPQMDDAFAQSVKELFGGEGNKKNLVDPFVEAWFAGKKLCTQIIEKNANPEWNEMLNLQVKFPSMCERIKLTIFDWDRLTRNDAVGTTYLNLAKIASSGGEVEVQSGESEVGFLPTFGPCYVNFYGSPREFTGLPDPYDDLNLGKGEGVAYRGRVLVELSTQLEGKVDREIDKISSDDILVVQKYQRRRKYSLCAVFHGACMIQEPGEPIQFEVSIGNYGNKLDSTCKPLASTTQYSCAVFDGNHYYYLPWADTKPVVVLTSFWEDISHRLGAVNIIIYIANRLEENIDALKIGIDAKVPDNRLDEIWVKLVNQLVDDLSSLQLPELEGTSNLTTLDIQIRKLRAQSMGMMKECAQGMLQEASDIRDTLGTIEGWLEKLKELAEEPQNSMPDIIIWMLRGQKRVAYARIPAHEVLYSTQSEEACGQHCGKTHNIFLKYPMDKNKGQKVPVQVRLNMWLGLSADEKKFNAFAEGTYSVFAELYENQAEVFGKWGTTGLLTRPKFSDVTGRIKVKQEYFMPPKGWEWEADWFIDPERSLLTEADAGHTEFLDEVFENETRLPGREWKPASEPYTDVNGEKAQSPAEIECPSGWAWEDAWSFDINRAVDEKGWEYGITIPPDDKPKSWVPAEKMYHVHRRKRLIRPRKRVAAGPSTERRDVGDPEGWEYTSLIGWKFHKKERSSDTFRRRRWRRKMGPANRVGASAIFNLEGALSIDHEDKGSKEASKAFGANTPTVSCTFDRASVYHLRVYVYQARNLMALDKDSFSDPYTHVSFLHMSKTTETVKSSLNPTWDQTLIFNSVEVYGDPQALQHNPPPVVLEIYDKDQVGKDELLGRSLCKPLVKLHPGMDGSPKLLWKPVMQKGEHVGDILVSAELILKDKGNDTDLPLVPPKRGEKLYMVPQGVRPVVQLTAIEILAWGLRNMKAYQLASVSSPSLVVECGGEVVHSATIKNMKKSPNFPVSVLFLKVLLPKEEMYTPPIVMKVIDHRPFGRKPVVGQCTIVSLEGFRCDPFEITSDMSMTSKMALMASPPRDLAINMDDSRPLLAAERVEKEKEVVDWWSKFYASIGQHEKCGPYSQKGYDTLKVYDKELEKIEEFKGLTDFCSTFQLLRGKNEHGENDPSVVGEFKGSFKVYPLSDDPGVTPPPRQFRELPESGPQECLVRIYVVQALDLQPKDNNGLCDPYIKLSLGRKTIDDRDNYLPNTTSPVFGRMFELSCFLPQDKDLKISVYDYDLLTRDEKVGETVIDLENRFLSRFGSYCGLPQTYCISGINQWRDQLKPSQILQNLARLKGISPPRTEDNGNTLHFAGKQHSLEEFEANKVMHQHLGPPAERIALHVLRTHGLVPEHVETRTLYSSFQPTLSQGSLQMWVDIFPKSLGLPGPPFEISPRKAQKHFLRVVVWNTTDVILDETSVTGERMSDIYVKGWMPGMEDDKQKTDVHYRSLDGDGNFNWRYVFPFEYLPAEQLCLVSKKEHFWSLDKTEFRIPPKLIIQIWDNDKFSLDDYLGSVELDLHNLIAPTKMSHKCSIDMLSKEGEIPHQKWDVTKSLFHQKAVRGWWPCVVEKDGKKDLGGKVELSLEIVSETEADERPTGKGRDDPNMHPKLDPPNRPETSFFWFTNPCKTMKFIVWRRFKWLFIGLILLIVVLLFIGILLYSLPNYISMKIVKPFSAR, encoded by the exons ATGTGGGTGTTGACGGGGATGAGACCCAGTTGGACGGCCCACAGGCTGGAAGCCCCGGGGAAACCTCAGTCCTGCCCCATCAGAACATCTTCAGGAAGGCCCGCAAACGCCAGCGGGCCCTGGTCAACAAGCCTCAAGACTTCCAG ATTCGCTTCCGAGTCATAGAGGGTCGCCAGTTGCCAGGGAATAACATCAAACCCGTTGTCAAAGTGAACCTCTGTGGCGACACACATCGGACAAGAATCAAAAGGGGCAACAACCCATTCTTTGATGAg ATGTTCTTCTACAATGTCCACATGTTGCCGTCCGATCTCTTTGATCAGTACATCAGCATACGG GTGTATGACTCATCGTCCTTGAGGGCAGACAGTCTTATGGGCGAGTTCAAG GTTGATGTCGGCTTTGTCTATGATGagccag CTCACTGCATCTTGAGGAAGTGGTTGCTGCTGAATGACCCTGATGACTCCAGCTCTGGGGCCAAGGGCTACCTCAAAGTCAGCATCTTCGTCGTGGGCACCGGGGATGAACCACCG GTGGAGAAGCGGGAGCGTGACAGCGACCAGGATGACATCGAGAGCAACCTGCTTCTGCCGGCCGGACTGACCCTGCGCTGGGTCACCCTCAAGCTCAAAGTGTTCAGAGCAGAGGACATCCCTCAGA TGGACGATGCTTTTGCCCAGTCTGTCAAGGAGCTCTTTGGCGGTGAGGGGAACAAGAAGAATCTCGTGGACCCGTTTGTTGAAGCATGGTTTGCTGGGAAAAAG CTGTGCACTCAGATCATAGAGAAGAATGCCAACCCAGAATGGAACGAAATGCTCAATCTGCAAGTCAAG TTCCCATCTATGTGTGAAAGAATCAAACTGACCATCTTTGACTG GGATCGTCTTACAAGAAACGATGCAGTTGGCACCACCTACCTGAACTTGGCCAAAATAGCGTCCTCTGGTGGTGAAGTGGAAG TGCAATCTGGCGAGTCGGAGGTGGGCTTCCTCCCCACGTTTGGCCCCTGCTATGTCAACTTCTACGGAAGTCCCAGAGAGTTCACCGGGCTGCCTGACCCCTATGATGACCTCAACCTCGGGAAG GGTGAAGGTGTGGCATACAGAGGGAGAGTGCTTGTTGAGCTGTCCACTCAACTGGAGGGAAAAGtggacagagagatagacaaaATATCCAGTGATGACATCTTGGTTGTTCAG AAATACCAACGCAGGAGGAAGTACAGCCTCTGTGCAGTGTTCCACGGGGCCTGCATGATCCAGGAACCCGGCGAGCCTATCCAGTTTGAGGTCAGCATcggtaactatggcaacaagcTGGACTCCACCTGCAAGCCCCTGGCGTCCACCACCCAGTACAGCTGTGCTGTTTTTGATG GGAATCACTACTACTACCTTCCCTGGGCTGACACCAAGCCTGTGGTTGTCCTCACCTCTTTCTGGGAAGACATCAGCCACAGGCTGGGTGCAGTGAACATAATCATCTACATTGCTAACAGGCTG GAAGAGAACATTGATGCTCTGAAGATAGGTATTGATGCCAAGGTCCCAGACAACCGTTTGGATGAGATTTGGGTGAAGCTTGTTAACCAGCTGGTGGATGACCTGAGCAG TCTCCAGTTACCGGAACTGGAGGGGACGAGCAACCTGACGACACTGGACATCCAGATTAGGAAGCTGCGTGCCCAGTCCATGGGGATGATGAAGGAGTGTGCCCAGGGGATGCTGCAGGAGGCCTCCGACATCCGGGACACGCTGGGCACCATCGAGGGCTGGCTGGAAAAACTCAAGGAGCTCGCAGAAGAG CCCCAGAACAGCATGCCTGACATCATCATCTGGATGCTGCGCGGTCAGAAGAGAGTGGCCTATGCTCGAATCCCTGCCCACGAGGTGCTTTACTCCACCCAGAGCGAGGAGGCATGTGGACAGCACTGCGGGAAGACCCACAACATCTTTCTCAAG TACCCCATggacaaaaacaaaggtcaGAAGGTCCCGGTGCAGGTGCGCTTGAACATGTGGTTGGGCCTGTCTGCTGATGAGAAGAAGTTTAACGCCTTCGCTGAGGGAACGTACAGTGTGTTTGCAGAGCTG TATGAGAACCAGGCGGAGGTGTTTGGCAAGTGGGGGACAACAGGCCTGTTGACACGGCCCAAGTTCTCTGATGTGACGGGCAGAATTAAGGTGAAGCAAGAGTACTTTATGCCCCCTAAAGGATGGGAGTGGGAAGCAGATTGGTTCATCGAcccagagaggag TCTTCTGACGGAGGCTGACGCGGGACACACAGAGTTTCTGGACGAGGTGTTTGAGAATGAAACCCGTCTCCCAGGGAGAGAGTGGAAGCCTGCGTCTGAGCCCTACACAGACGTG AACGGGGAGAAGGCCCAGAGTCCGGCTGAGATTGAGTGTCCATCTGGCTGGGCGTGGGAGGACGCCTGGAGCTTTGACATCAATCGAGCTGTGGATGAGAAAG GATGGGAGTATGGCATCACCATCCCTCCAGATGACAAGCCCAAGTCCTGGGTGCCTGCTGAGAAGATGTACCATGTGCACCGGCGGAAGAGGTTGATCCGGCCCAGGAAGAGGGTAGCTGCTGGGCCCTCTACTGAG AGGAGAGATGTTGGAGATCCAGAGGGCTGGGAATACacctctctgattggctggaagTTCCACAAGAAGGAGCGCTCGTCAGACACATTCCGCCGACGGcgatggaggaggaagatgggTCCAGCCAACCGTGTTGGAGCGTCAGCCATCTTCAACCTGGAGGGGGCGCTG AGCATAGATCATGAGGACAAGGGCTCTAAGGAAGCCAGCAAAGCATTCGGTGCCAACACTCCCACTGTCTCCTGTACATTTGACC GAGCCTCTGTCTATCACCTGCGAGTGTATGTTTACCAGGCCAGGAACCTCATGGCCTTGGACAAAGACAGCTTCTCTG ATCCTTACACGCACGTGTCCTTCTTGCACATGAGCAAAACTACGGAGACGGTGAAGTCCTCCCTGAACCCGACGTGGGACCAGACTCTGATCTTCAACAGTGTGGAGGTCTACGGAGACCCGCAAGCCCTGCAGCACAACCCTCCCCCCGTGGTGCTGGAGATCTACGATAAAGACCAAGTG GGGAAGGATGAGCTGCTGGGCAGGAGCCTGTGCAAGCCCCTGGTGAAGCTGCACCCAGGCATGGACGGCTCCCCCAAACTACTCTGGAAGCCAGTCATGCAGAAGGGAGAGCACGTAGGGGACATCCTGGTCTCCGCAGAGCTCATTCTGAAGgataag GGCAATGACACAGACCTGCCCCTGGTCCCTCCTAAGAGGGGGGAGAAGCTGTACATGGTGCCCCAGGGTGTGAGGCCTGTGGTCCAGCTCACTGCCATTGAG ATTTTGGCGTGGGGATTACGTAACATGAAGGCATACCAGCTAGCCAGCGTGTCGTCTCCCAGTCTGGTGGTGGAGTGCGGGGGCGAGGTGGTCCACTCCGCCACCATCAAGAACATGAAGAAGAGCCCCAACTTCCCAGTCTCCGTCCTCTTCCTCAAAGTG CTCCTTCCCAAAGAGGAGATGTACACGCCCCCCATTGTGATGAAAGTCATCGACCACCGGCCATTTGGCAGGAAGCCTGTGGTGGGCCAGTGCACCATCGTGTCCCTGGAGGGGTTCCGCTGTGACCCCTTCGAAATCACATCCGATATGTCCATGACCTCCAAAA TGGCTTTGATGGCGTCTCCTCCTCGTGACCTGGCTATAAATATGGATGACAGCAGACCACTACTGGCAGCAGAG CGTGTGGAGAAG GAAAAAGAGGTGGTTGACTGGTGGAGTAAATTCTACGCCTCCATTGGACAGCATGAGAAGTGCGGCCCCTACAGTCAGAAGGGATATGACACTCTTAAA GTGTATGACAAGGAACTGGAGAAAATTGAGGAGTTCAAGGGGCTAACAGATTTCTGTAGCACCTTCCAGCTGCTAAGGGGCAAGAATGAACATGGGGAAAATGACCCCTCAGTTGTTGGAGAATTCAAG GGCTCGTTTAAGGTGTACCCCCTCTCTGATGACCCTGGGgtcacccccccaccccgccaGTTTCGGGAGCTCCCGGAGAGTGGGCCCCAGGAGTGCCTGGTGCGGATCTATGTGGTGCAGGCTTTGGACCTCCAGCCCAAAGACAACAATGGCCTG TGTGATCCATATATAAAGTTATCTTTGGGAAGGAAGACTATTGATGACCGGGACAACTATTTACCAAACACCACAAGCCCTGTGTTTGGAAG GATGTTTGAGCTATCATGCTTCCTCCCACAAGACAAAGACCTGAAGATTTCTGTCTATGATTATGACCTGTTGACCCGAGATGAAAAAGTCGGAGAGACGGTGATTGACTTGGAAAACCGCTTCCTCTCTCGTTTTGGTTCCTACTGTGGTTTGCCTCAGACCTACTGCAT CTCTGGCATTAACCAGTGGAGGGACCAGCTGAAGCCCTCTCAGATCCTCCAGAATCTGGCCCGGCTCAAGGGCATCTCTCCGCCCCGGACTGAGGACAACGGAAACACATTGCACTTCGCTGGAAAACAGCACAGCTTGGAAGAATTTG aggcGAACAAGGTGATGCACCAGCACTTGGGTCCACCTGCTGAGCGCATTGCACTGCATGTGCTTAGAACTCATGGCCTAGTTCCAGAACACGTGGAGACCAGAACCCTCTACAGCAGCTTCCAGCCCACTCTCTCTCAG GGGAGTCTTCAAATGTGGGTGGACATTTTCCCCAAAAGCTTAGGCCTTCCAGGACCTCCCTTTGAGATCTCCCCCCGCAAGGCCCAAAA ACATTTCCTGCGTGTCGTCGTCTGGAACACCACCGATGTGATTCTGGATGAGACAAGTGTTACAGGGGAGAGGATGAGCGACATCTATGTCAAAGG CTGGATGCCAGGCATGGAGGATGACAAGCAGAAGACTGATGTGCACTACCGCTCCCTGGATGGAGACGGCAACTTCAACTGGAGATATGTGTTTCCCTTTGAGTACCTGCCTGCTGAACAGCTGTGCCTTGTCTCTAAAAAG GAACACTTTTGGAGTCTTGACAAGACTGAGTTTAGGATACCGCCTAAGCTGATCATTCAGATATGGGATAATGACAAATTCTCACTGGATGACTACCTTG GTTCCGTTGAACTTGACTTGCATAACCTCATAGCACCAACAAAGATGTCACACAAGTGCAGTATTGACATGCTGTCAAAAGAGGGTGAAATTCCTCACCAGAAGTGGGATGTGACCAAGTCACTCTTCCACCAGAAGGCTGTTAGAGGGTGGTGGCCCTGTGTGGTTGAGAAGGATGGCAAAAAAGACCTTGGT GGGAAGGTGGAGTTGTCTCTGGAGATAGTGTCTGAAACTGAGGCAGACGAAAGACCGACAGGAAAAGGCCGCGATGACCCAAACATGCACCCAAAACTGGACCCACCAAA CCGTCCTGAAACATCCTTCTTCTGGTTCACTAATCCATGTAAGACCATGAAGTTCATTGTGTGGCGAAGGTTTAAATGGTTGTTCATTGGGCTGATCCTGCTCATCGTGGTCTTGCTCTTCATTGGAATCCTGCTGTATTCACTTCCG AACTACATTTCAATGAAGATTGTGAAGCCGTTTTCAGCAAGATGA